A region of Phytohabitans rumicis DNA encodes the following proteins:
- a CDS encoding M4 family metallopeptidase yields MSARRWSRLRRLALEAVGAAILTVAVCWAILALLAGDSTATGLIGRFLGADLGGTAAAVAASLGVPLDWSVAGLDGRLYPVTLLLSGSPLALLVAGPLVGAVVLGARTRKELTADGAAVAAGTYAVALAGFVAAGGALAADPLVHLAAPALLVAGAAAVWALVGILIAGTFRLSRAAVVAAVVAAGALIAVPASAEPPPGDRVKPFGGDASQPRIGYKRAGVSAELTKLRAEQGGEPLVANDPWRGTPSMVGTRSKVTGGVPGWLRQHAGLFGLADPVGSLRSVKEERDRTGERHLWYEQHVGGVPVYGSKVGIHLDPTGQYVEFVTNGAEPALDVASTQATVAAGDALRTARLAMPNGRLVEPAKLYLLPAAAAPNRATPTVLAWHVWLSDLDSGVSNAYFVDARDGRLVYALPKAAHAKERLIYDANKLTELPVLPKRSEGEGATGIEDVDDAYDYLGATYDYYNSAFGRDSYDGKGGKLRAFVRVRNKKDEPMRNAAFIPDDIDTMVFGEGLTKVDVVAHELTHGVTFNSAGLWYMYQSGALNESFSDIFGEKVEHHATGAVDWLVGAQIPGGALRSMADPTLYGDPAHYSDFESSCSDWGGVHTNSGIQNKAFYLLSQQIGITKAAAIAYRTLTTYLGERARFTDSRVGFIESANKLYGKGSTEAKETAAAWTAVGVDGVYEQPRQDCACFADESLAGSGLDGLDPLGPGVDAVLAALLHVRDLFSSARTPALAYYEVVYVTYGQRAIELMSTDDELRKRTAHAVQTLEPALRTVGTADGDSTVVTQAMLDELRDLFTDYAAADVAAGGGGFAERIGQELDRAAFDQMAGKTVNQALAFLDTRVG; encoded by the coding sequence ATGTCCGCTCGTCGCTGGTCACGTCTGCGTCGCCTCGCCCTCGAAGCGGTCGGCGCGGCCATCCTCACCGTCGCAGTGTGCTGGGCGATCCTGGCGCTGCTCGCGGGCGACTCGACCGCCACCGGCCTGATCGGCCGGTTCCTCGGCGCCGACCTGGGCGGCACCGCCGCCGCCGTGGCCGCCAGCCTGGGTGTGCCCCTGGACTGGAGCGTGGCCGGGCTCGACGGCCGCCTCTACCCGGTGACGCTGCTGCTGAGCGGTTCGCCGCTGGCGCTGCTGGTCGCCGGGCCGCTCGTGGGCGCCGTGGTGCTCGGCGCGCGTACCCGCAAAGAACTGACCGCGGACGGCGCGGCCGTCGCAGCCGGTACTTATGCGGTCGCGCTGGCCGGCTTCGTCGCGGCGGGCGGCGCGCTCGCCGCCGACCCGCTGGTACACCTGGCCGCACCCGCGCTGCTGGTCGCGGGCGCGGCGGCGGTCTGGGCGCTGGTCGGGATCCTGATCGCGGGGACGTTCCGGCTGAGCCGGGCCGCCGTGGTCGCCGCGGTGGTGGCGGCCGGCGCGCTGATCGCGGTGCCGGCGTCCGCCGAGCCACCGCCGGGCGACCGCGTGAAGCCGTTCGGCGGCGACGCGAGCCAGCCGCGGATCGGATACAAGCGGGCCGGCGTCTCCGCCGAGCTGACCAAGCTCCGCGCGGAGCAGGGCGGGGAACCGTTGGTGGCCAACGATCCCTGGCGCGGCACACCGTCCATGGTGGGCACCCGCAGCAAGGTGACCGGTGGCGTGCCCGGCTGGCTGCGCCAGCACGCCGGCCTGTTCGGCCTCGCCGACCCGGTCGGGTCGCTGCGCTCCGTCAAGGAGGAGCGCGACCGCACCGGCGAACGGCATCTGTGGTACGAGCAGCACGTCGGCGGCGTGCCGGTCTACGGCTCCAAGGTGGGTATCCACCTCGACCCCACCGGCCAGTACGTCGAGTTCGTCACCAACGGCGCCGAGCCCGCGCTCGACGTGGCCAGCACCCAGGCGACGGTGGCCGCCGGTGACGCGCTGCGCACCGCGCGGCTGGCCATGCCGAACGGGCGCCTGGTGGAGCCGGCGAAGCTGTACCTGCTGCCCGCGGCCGCCGCGCCGAACAGGGCCACGCCGACGGTGCTGGCCTGGCACGTGTGGCTGTCCGATCTGGACAGCGGCGTGTCCAACGCCTACTTCGTGGACGCCCGCGACGGGCGGCTGGTGTACGCGCTGCCGAAGGCCGCGCACGCCAAGGAGCGCCTCATCTACGACGCGAACAAGCTCACCGAGCTGCCGGTGCTGCCCAAGCGGTCCGAGGGGGAGGGGGCGACCGGCATCGAGGACGTCGACGACGCGTACGACTACCTCGGCGCCACCTACGACTACTACAACTCCGCGTTCGGGCGGGACAGCTACGACGGCAAGGGCGGCAAGCTCCGCGCGTTCGTCCGGGTGCGGAACAAGAAGGACGAGCCGATGCGCAACGCCGCCTTCATCCCCGACGACATCGACACGATGGTGTTCGGCGAGGGCCTGACCAAGGTGGACGTGGTCGCGCACGAGCTGACCCACGGCGTGACGTTCAACAGCGCGGGCCTGTGGTACATGTACCAGTCCGGCGCGCTGAACGAGAGCTTCTCCGACATCTTCGGCGAGAAGGTGGAGCACCACGCGACGGGCGCGGTCGACTGGCTGGTCGGCGCGCAGATCCCCGGCGGCGCGCTGCGCAGCATGGCGGACCCCACGCTCTACGGCGACCCGGCGCACTACAGCGACTTCGAGTCCAGCTGCTCGGACTGGGGCGGCGTGCACACCAACAGCGGCATCCAGAACAAGGCGTTCTACCTGCTGTCCCAGCAGATCGGCATCACCAAGGCGGCGGCGATCGCGTACCGGACGCTGACCACGTACCTGGGCGAGCGGGCGCGCTTCACCGACTCGCGGGTCGGGTTCATCGAGTCGGCGAACAAGCTCTACGGCAAGGGCTCCACCGAGGCGAAGGAGACCGCCGCCGCGTGGACCGCCGTCGGCGTGGACGGCGTCTACGAGCAGCCGCGCCAGGACTGCGCGTGCTTCGCGGACGAGTCGCTGGCCGGGTCGGGGCTCGACGGCCTCGACCCGCTGGGACCGGGCGTCGACGCGGTGCTCGCCGCGCTACTGCACGTGCGCGACCTGTTCTCATCCGCGCGCACGCCGGCCCTGGCGTACTACGAGGTCGTGTACGTCACCTACGGCCAGCGCGCGATCGAGTTGATGAGCACCGACGACGAGCTGCGCAAGCGCACCGCGCACGCGGTGCAGACCCTGGAACCGGCGCTGCGCACGGTCGGCACCGCCGACGGCGACTCCACAGTGGTCACCCAGGCCATGCTGGACGAGCTGCGCGACCTGTTCACCGACTACGCCGCGGCCGACGTCGCCGCCGGCGGGGGCGGCTTCGCCGAGCGGATCGGCCAGGAGCTGGACCGGGCGGCGTTCGACCAGATGGCCGGGAAGACCGTCAACCAGGCGCTCGCGTTCCTCGACACCCGGGTCGGGTGA
- a CDS encoding sulfatase/phosphatase domain-containing protein: MVKRVDEAFGRLLDALTSLGLRDNTVVAYTSDHGCHFKTRNGEYKRSAHDASIRVPLVLSVPGRTGPAPRRLVSLIDLPPTLLDAAGLPVPAQMQGRSILAEAGEPDDDDHDDDVFVQISESQVGRALRTRRWTYAVVARDADGWDDPGASEYGEDLLYDLDADPHELTNLAGRPEYADVAADLRRRLIARMVAAGEPAPVISPVTVDR; encoded by the coding sequence ATGGTCAAGCGGGTGGACGAGGCGTTCGGCCGGCTGCTGGACGCGCTGACCAGCCTCGGCCTGCGCGACAACACGGTCGTCGCGTACACCTCCGACCACGGCTGCCATTTCAAGACCCGCAACGGGGAGTACAAGCGCTCCGCACACGACGCGTCGATCCGGGTGCCGCTGGTGCTGTCCGTACCCGGCCGCACCGGCCCGGCACCGCGGCGGCTGGTCAGCCTCATCGACCTGCCGCCCACCCTGCTGGACGCCGCCGGCCTGCCGGTGCCGGCGCAGATGCAGGGCCGGTCCATCCTGGCCGAAGCCGGTGAGCCGGACGACGACGACCATGACGACGACGTCTTCGTGCAGATCAGCGAGTCCCAGGTGGGCCGGGCGCTCCGGACCCGGCGGTGGACGTACGCGGTCGTCGCGCGCGACGCCGACGGCTGGGACGACCCGGGCGCGTCCGAGTACGGCGAGGACCTGCTCTACGACCTGGACGCCGACCCGCACGAGCTGACCAACCTCGCCGGGCGCCCGGAGTACGCGGATGTCGCCGCGGACCTGCGCCGCCGCCTGATCGCCCGCATGGTGGCCGCCGGTGAGCCCGCTCCGGTGATCAGCCCGGTCACAGTGGACAGATAG
- a CDS encoding sulfatase-like hydrolase/transferase, with translation MTNVLVFLSDQQRFDSVGAYGNPLDLTPELDRAAAGGMLVSHAFTPQPVCAPARAMLQTGQYQNRTGVYRNGIPLPPDVPTLAHHFTAAGYQTGYIGKWHLAGTDSAPVPPHLRGGYDYWLAADVVEFISDAYDARLYDGDGAEVRLPGYRADAYVDAAIRWLAQPRQAPFFLFLSLIEPHHQNTRDDYPAPAGYADRYADRWTPPDLAALGGSTSEHLAGYWAWSSGWTRRSAGCWTR, from the coding sequence ATAACCAACGTCCTCGTCTTCCTGAGCGACCAGCAGCGCTTCGACTCGGTCGGCGCGTACGGCAACCCGCTCGACCTCACCCCGGAACTGGACCGGGCGGCCGCCGGCGGCATGCTGGTCAGCCACGCGTTCACGCCGCAGCCGGTCTGCGCGCCGGCGCGGGCGATGCTGCAGACCGGCCAGTACCAGAACCGCACGGGCGTCTACCGCAACGGCATCCCGCTGCCGCCGGACGTGCCCACGCTGGCCCACCACTTCACGGCCGCCGGCTACCAGACCGGCTACATCGGAAAGTGGCACCTGGCCGGCACCGACTCCGCGCCGGTCCCGCCCCACCTGCGCGGCGGGTACGACTACTGGCTGGCCGCCGACGTGGTGGAGTTCATCTCCGACGCGTACGACGCCCGGCTCTACGACGGCGACGGCGCCGAGGTGCGGTTGCCAGGCTACCGGGCCGACGCCTATGTGGACGCCGCCATCCGGTGGCTGGCCCAGCCCCGGCAGGCGCCGTTCTTCCTCTTCCTGTCGCTGATCGAGCCGCACCACCAGAACACCCGCGACGACTATCCCGCACCGGCCGGCTACGCGGACCGGTACGCGGACCGCTGGACCCCACCGGACCTGGCGGCGCTCGGCGGGTCCACATCGGAGCACCTGGCCGGGTACTGGGCATGGTCAAGCGGGTGGACGAGGCGTTCGGCCGGCTGCTGGACGCGCTGA
- a CDS encoding carbohydrate ABC transporter permease: MTRDRLFPGDRVVAYLFVLLLCALTVLPLLYMVSLALQSDAEIYAGDPVLWPKTLRFDNFAALFDRAPFGRFFVNSLVVATLITLSHLVFDPLVGYVFAKFDFPFRRTIFLAVLSTLMIPFFVRMIPIYTMFSQIGWLDSYQGLVAPFLIDAFGIFLMRQYIAPLPDELIEAARVDGASELRIYARIILPQTRPALAVLALFTFVYQWNNFLWPLIATSRTEMRTMPIGLTLFNEEYFTQWNLTAAGAVLLFLPTALLFALTQRYLVRG; the protein is encoded by the coding sequence ATGACGCGTGACCGTCTGTTTCCCGGCGACCGGGTGGTGGCGTACCTGTTCGTGCTGCTGCTGTGCGCGCTGACCGTGCTGCCGCTGCTCTACATGGTGTCGCTGGCCCTGCAGTCCGACGCCGAGATCTACGCCGGCGACCCGGTGCTGTGGCCGAAGACGCTCCGGTTCGACAACTTCGCCGCGCTGTTCGACCGGGCGCCGTTCGGCCGGTTCTTCGTCAACAGCCTCGTCGTGGCCACCCTCATCACGCTGTCGCACCTGGTCTTCGACCCGCTGGTCGGCTACGTCTTCGCCAAGTTCGACTTCCCGTTCCGGCGCACCATCTTCCTGGCCGTACTGTCCACATTGATGATCCCGTTCTTCGTGCGGATGATCCCGATCTACACGATGTTCTCGCAGATCGGTTGGCTGGACAGCTACCAAGGGCTGGTGGCGCCGTTCCTCATCGACGCGTTCGGCATCTTCCTGATGCGGCAGTACATCGCGCCGCTGCCGGACGAGCTGATCGAGGCCGCCCGCGTCGACGGCGCGTCGGAGCTGCGCATCTACGCCCGCATCATCCTGCCCCAGACCCGGCCCGCGCTGGCCGTCCTCGCCCTCTTCACGTTCGTGTACCAGTGGAACAACTTCCTGTGGCCGCTCATCGCCACGTCACGCACCGAGATGCGGACGATGCCGATCGGGCTGACCCTGTTCAACGAGGAGTACTTCACCCAGTGGAACCTGACCGCCGCGGGCGCCGTCCTGCTCTTCCTGCCCACGGCTCTGCTGTTCGCCCTGACCCAGCGGTACCTGGTGCGGGGATAG
- a CDS encoding carbohydrate ABC transporter permease produces the protein MRHAFGVTLRFAVGTVLASLVLGLVTAVILNQRMRGRMVFRGVLLVPYLTSIAIVGLLWRNILDPQLGILNRLLLAAGLPGQNWLNEHPVATITAIAVWKDVGYATLLFIAGLQGIGEMYYEAAKVDGATPWQRFRHVTLPQLAPTTVFVSIIGTISALQEFALPYLVTDGGPGNASDLYVFRVYQTAFDFRDFGYASALSYLLLIVILALSVVQLRAGRQEHDA, from the coding sequence GTGCGGCACGCGTTCGGAGTGACGCTGCGGTTCGCGGTCGGTACGGTGCTGGCCAGCCTGGTGCTCGGGCTGGTCACCGCCGTCATCCTCAACCAGCGGATGCGCGGGCGGATGGTCTTCCGCGGCGTCCTGCTCGTGCCGTACCTGACCTCGATCGCCATCGTCGGTCTCCTGTGGAGAAACATCCTCGACCCCCAACTCGGCATCCTGAACAGGTTGCTCCTCGCGGCCGGCCTACCCGGGCAGAACTGGCTCAACGAGCACCCGGTGGCCACCATCACCGCGATCGCGGTCTGGAAGGACGTCGGGTACGCGACGCTGCTGTTCATCGCCGGGTTACAGGGGATCGGGGAGATGTACTACGAGGCGGCGAAGGTCGACGGCGCGACGCCGTGGCAGCGCTTCCGGCACGTGACCCTGCCGCAGCTGGCGCCCACCACGGTGTTCGTCTCCATCATCGGCACCATCTCGGCCCTGCAGGAGTTCGCGCTGCCGTACCTGGTGACCGACGGCGGTCCGGGCAACGCCAGCGACCTGTACGTGTTCCGCGTCTACCAGACCGCGTTCGACTTCCGGGACTTCGGCTACGCCTCGGCGCTGTCGTACCTGCTGCTGATCGTGATCCTCGCGCTCTCGGTGGTGCAGTTGCGGGCGGGAAGGCAAGAGCATGACGCGTGA
- a CDS encoding sugar ABC transporter substrate-binding protein encodes MGTDRPPVHIGPCDTIPRDERARHAQPLPPARAANRRRRHRRTDAVGLLPRPEASGSGAGTLTLYTNAGHAYAAWQEVIAQFENDHGVTVNWQKFQWPDLATKLQTDFAAGTPADLVEQPGGAATVALAAAGDVRALDDYIAKDGAAIGYPDDWQAAAVESWQSQGKTYGVQMALTCNLLFYNRQMFAAAGITRPPDTWDEFLAAAKELTRGGVHGFAANQDYSYSTPWLLENGVRYYDPAAKDFLVPGPAAIEALQFQADLVHKHKVAPVPTAGTDYSGPQKLFTAKRAAMILSGPWDLKPIREGAPDLDFGLTLPLRKVRRSTNLAGAGFFIPAKASKADLAWDLLKRIVSLQTQLKVSKEAGLTAPRKSWAADAEVKADATMNAVAQALPFATDWNAGLPQTGKKSEVDDAYKTLYQSVVLSDKPVDAAVKSFADAAKRAVG; translated from the coding sequence CTGGGAACTGATCGTCCGCCAGTCCACATAGGCCCCTGCGACACCATCCCCCGCGACGAAAGGGCACGCCATGCCCAACCTCTCCCGCCGGCGCGTGCTGCAAATCGGCGCCGCCGCCACCGCCGGACCGATGCTGTCGGCCTGCTCCCGCGCCCCGAGGCCAGCGGGTCCGGCGCCGGCACGCTCACGCTCTACACCAACGCCGGCCACGCGTACGCGGCGTGGCAGGAGGTCATCGCCCAGTTCGAGAATGACCACGGCGTCACGGTCAACTGGCAGAAGTTCCAGTGGCCGGACCTGGCCACCAAGCTGCAGACCGACTTCGCCGCCGGCACCCCGGCCGACCTCGTGGAGCAGCCCGGCGGCGCCGCCACCGTCGCCCTGGCGGCCGCCGGCGACGTGCGCGCGCTCGACGACTACATCGCCAAGGACGGCGCGGCCATCGGGTACCCCGACGACTGGCAGGCGGCGGCGGTCGAATCCTGGCAGTCGCAGGGCAAGACGTACGGCGTCCAGATGGCCCTGACCTGCAACCTGCTCTTCTACAACCGGCAGATGTTCGCCGCGGCCGGGATCACCCGGCCACCGGACACCTGGGACGAGTTCCTGGCCGCGGCGAAGGAGCTGACCCGCGGCGGCGTACACGGCTTCGCGGCCAACCAGGACTACTCCTACTCCACGCCGTGGCTGCTGGAAAACGGCGTGCGCTACTACGACCCGGCCGCCAAGGACTTCCTGGTGCCGGGCCCGGCGGCGATCGAGGCGCTCCAGTTCCAGGCCGACCTGGTGCACAAGCACAAGGTGGCACCGGTGCCGACCGCCGGCACCGACTATTCCGGCCCGCAGAAGCTCTTCACCGCCAAGCGCGCCGCGATGATCCTCAGTGGACCGTGGGACCTCAAGCCGATCCGCGAGGGCGCCCCCGACCTCGACTTCGGCCTCACGCTGCCGCTGCGGAAGGTGCGGCGCAGCACCAACCTGGCCGGCGCCGGGTTCTTCATCCCGGCCAAGGCCAGCAAGGCCGATCTCGCCTGGGATCTGCTCAAGCGGATCGTCAGCCTGCAAACCCAGCTCAAGGTGAGCAAGGAGGCGGGCCTGACCGCACCGCGCAAGTCGTGGGCGGCCGACGCCGAGGTCAAGGCCGACGCGACGATGAACGCGGTGGCGCAGGCGCTGCCGTTCGCCACGGACTGGAACGCCGGTCTCCCGCAGACCGGCAAGAAGTCCGAAGTGGACGACGCGTACAAGACGCTCTACCAGTCGGTCGTGCTGAGCGACAAGCCGGTGGACGCGGCGGTGAAGTCCTTCGCCGACGCGGCCAAGCGGGCCGTTGGCTAG
- a CDS encoding LacI family DNA-binding transcriptional regulator: MSSTKPPTQRDVARYAGVSTATVSYILSGRRDRANPVTEQTRERVLSAVRTLGYQRNHAARSLRRQRTEFVAVVYRPPSSPWGERLVDQLHEAARGQGYSVIVLPAGPDDRTGNVLRVLREQYVDGALMLPNHSVPDSELAALAQHGLALVVYDDETPPAGFDVVRQDQTAACHAAVSHLVDSGRRRIAYLGHGQPGEPPEDDLRFAAYRTVLADRGLERDDSLVRAAADSRSAAYQAATAMLSRPDRPDAIFSGSDRGALAAIWAAIRLGLRVPDDVAVVGVGNTDEGAVVSPALTSVGTPRFDFTAVVDRLFERIHQPGTGTVLHQPWELIVRQST, from the coding sequence ATGAGCTCGACCAAGCCACCGACGCAGCGCGATGTGGCGCGGTACGCCGGCGTGTCCACGGCGACCGTGTCGTACATCCTCAGCGGCCGCCGGGACCGGGCGAACCCGGTCACGGAACAGACCCGCGAGCGCGTCCTCAGCGCCGTGCGGACGCTTGGCTACCAGCGCAACCACGCCGCGCGGAGCCTGCGCCGGCAGCGCACCGAGTTCGTCGCGGTCGTCTACCGGCCGCCGTCCAGCCCGTGGGGCGAGCGCCTCGTCGACCAGCTCCACGAGGCCGCGCGCGGGCAGGGGTACTCGGTGATCGTGCTGCCGGCCGGGCCGGACGACCGCACCGGCAACGTCCTGCGGGTGCTGCGCGAGCAATACGTCGACGGCGCGCTCATGCTGCCCAACCACTCGGTGCCGGACAGCGAACTGGCCGCCCTCGCCCAGCACGGCCTCGCGCTGGTGGTGTACGACGACGAGACCCCGCCGGCCGGCTTCGACGTCGTCCGGCAGGACCAGACGGCCGCCTGCCACGCCGCCGTGAGCCACCTGGTCGACTCCGGCCGCCGGCGCATCGCCTACCTCGGCCACGGCCAGCCGGGCGAGCCGCCCGAAGACGACCTGCGCTTCGCCGCGTACCGGACGGTCCTGGCCGACCGCGGCCTGGAGCGTGACGACTCGCTGGTGCGCGCGGCGGCCGACTCCCGGTCGGCGGCCTACCAGGCCGCCACCGCCATGCTGAGCCGCCCCGACCGGCCGGACGCCATCTTCTCCGGCTCCGACCGCGGCGCCCTCGCCGCCATCTGGGCCGCGATCCGGCTCGGCCTGCGGGTGCCCGACGACGTGGCCGTGGTGGGCGTCGGCAACACCGACGAGGGCGCGGTCGTCAGCCCCGCCCTGACCAGCGTCGGCACCCCGCGCTTCGACTTCACGGCCGTGGTGGACCGGCTCTTCGAGCGGATCCACCAGCCGGGCACCGGCACCGTCCTGCACCAGCCCTGGGAACTGATCGTCCGCCAGTCCACATAG
- a CDS encoding CBS domain-containing protein, giving the protein MRISDVLRFKGDRVLTVSPDSDVRHLVTVLAEHRIGAVVVSTDGTTVDGIASERDVVRALAERGAAVLAEPITAIHTAEVHVAAPDTHLEELMRLMTDRRIRHVPVVADGVLCGIVSIGDVVKNRIDELETERTALADYISGAR; this is encoded by the coding sequence ATGCGGATCAGCGACGTACTGCGGTTCAAGGGCGACCGGGTGCTCACGGTCAGTCCGGACAGCGACGTTCGGCACCTGGTGACGGTGCTCGCCGAGCACCGGATCGGTGCCGTCGTGGTGTCCACCGACGGCACCACGGTCGACGGGATCGCCAGCGAGCGGGACGTCGTGCGGGCGCTGGCCGAGCGCGGCGCCGCCGTGCTCGCCGAGCCGATCACCGCCATCCACACGGCGGAGGTGCACGTCGCGGCGCCGGATACCCACCTCGAGGAGCTGATGCGGCTGATGACCGACCGCCGCATCCGGCACGTGCCGGTGGTGGCGGACGGCGTCCTGTGCGGGATCGTCAGCATCGGCGACGTGGTGAAGAACCGGATCGACGAGCTGGAGACCGAGCGCACCGCCCTGGCCGACTACATCTCAGGCGCCCGCTGA
- a CDS encoding HAD family hydrolase, which translates to MPGTRHSHVLFDFFGTLVAYNASRVEQGYARSHALLVRWGADLSYPDFLGAWSRTTDQFDRLSDRDDHEFSMTEVGTVFLAGVLGRAPAPTEVETFVVEYVDEWNTGVTYQDGVAACVRDLARDHRLAVVSNTHQSDLVPNHLRAMGLWSSFDAVVTSVDVGWRKPHPKIYAVALDALGIDAGDAVFVGDSFEPDFAGPERAGMTAFLIDPDRRAPVPGDRRLDSVVDLPARLRAQAAGSAGA; encoded by the coding sequence ATGCCTGGTACCCGCCACTCGCACGTCCTGTTCGACTTCTTCGGCACGCTGGTCGCGTACAACGCCAGCCGCGTCGAGCAGGGGTACGCCCGGTCGCACGCCCTGCTGGTGCGGTGGGGCGCCGACCTGAGCTACCCGGACTTCCTCGGTGCCTGGTCGCGGACCACCGACCAGTTCGACCGGCTCAGCGACCGGGACGACCACGAGTTCTCGATGACCGAGGTCGGCACCGTGTTCCTGGCCGGCGTGCTGGGACGCGCACCGGCACCGACCGAGGTCGAGACGTTCGTGGTCGAGTACGTCGACGAGTGGAACACCGGCGTGACGTACCAGGACGGCGTCGCCGCGTGCGTGCGCGACCTGGCCCGCGACCACCGGCTCGCGGTGGTCAGCAACACTCACCAGTCCGATCTGGTCCCCAACCACCTGCGCGCCATGGGGCTGTGGTCCTCCTTCGACGCCGTGGTCACCTCGGTGGACGTGGGCTGGCGCAAACCGCACCCCAAGATCTACGCAGTCGCGCTGGACGCGCTCGGCATCGACGCCGGGGACGCGGTGTTCGTGGGCGACTCCTTCGAGCCGGACTTCGCCGGGCCGGAGCGCGCGGGAATGACCGCGTTTCTGATCGACCCGGACCGCCGGGCGCCGGTGCCCGGCGACCGCCGCCTGGACTCGGTCGTGGACCTGCCCGCGCGGTTGCGGGCGCAGGCGGCAGGGTCAGCGGGCGCCTGA
- a CDS encoding alpha/beta hydrolase, with amino-acid sequence MATRTQFGRLRRTLLAALVGAAVVVPMSGAARSESVPAPAPAALGPLRAATCASDVAARYAADRDGVRAAERMAAGHGDRRRAAALRALADPARRLLWFDGRDGGRSAEVLGDLCRADRIAVLVPGSDTSFEEYGRLRDGAVALHRELGGRSAVIAWLGYPTPSMLSLSVLTPSRAGAAAPALRAFVDEVNAARPAARISVLCHSYGSVVCARAAAGLPVSGIVLYGSPGTGFDDVAALRTTATVWAGLGARDPIGRVPHVRLRLPFVTLGFGTDPVSPRFGARTFPAGDAGHSDYLEPGSVSLANIARIVQGRSPSEGDTHA; translated from the coding sequence GTGGCAACCCGTACCCAATTCGGCAGACTGCGCCGTACCCTGCTGGCCGCGCTCGTCGGTGCGGCGGTGGTCGTACCGATGTCCGGCGCGGCCCGGTCCGAGTCCGTGCCGGCACCGGCGCCCGCGGCCCTCGGCCCGTTGCGGGCCGCGACCTGCGCGTCCGACGTGGCGGCGCGGTACGCCGCCGACCGGGACGGCGTCCGCGCCGCCGAGCGGATGGCCGCCGGCCACGGCGACCGGCGGCGGGCCGCCGCGCTGCGCGCGCTGGCCGACCCCGCGCGGCGGCTGCTGTGGTTCGACGGCCGCGACGGCGGCCGAAGCGCCGAGGTGCTCGGCGACCTGTGCCGGGCCGACCGGATCGCCGTGCTGGTGCCCGGCTCGGACACCAGCTTCGAGGAGTACGGGCGGCTCCGCGACGGCGCGGTGGCGCTGCACCGGGAGCTGGGCGGCCGATCCGCCGTGATCGCCTGGCTCGGCTACCCGACGCCCAGCATGCTGAGCCTGTCGGTGCTGACGCCGTCGCGCGCCGGCGCCGCCGCCCCGGCGCTGCGCGCGTTCGTCGACGAGGTGAACGCGGCCAGGCCGGCGGCCCGGATTTCCGTGCTGTGCCACTCGTACGGGTCGGTGGTCTGCGCCCGGGCCGCCGCCGGACTGCCGGTGTCCGGCATCGTGCTGTACGGCAGCCCGGGCACCGGCTTCGACGACGTCGCCGCCCTGCGCACCACGGCGACGGTGTGGGCCGGCCTGGGCGCCCGCGACCCGATCGGCCGGGTGCCGCACGTGCGGCTGCGCCTGCCGTTCGTCACCCTCGGGTTCGGCACCGATCCGGTCTCGCCCCGGTTCGGCGCCCGGACCTTCCCGGCCGGCGACGCCGGCCACAGCGACTACCTGGAGCCGGGCTCGGTGTCGCTGGCGAACATCGCCCGGATCGTCCAGGGCCGGTCACCGTCCGAAGGGGACACCCATGCGTGA